Below is a genomic region from Nitratidesulfovibrio sp..
GCTGTCCGGCCTACCGGAGATGTTGAACCGTCCGGCAGCCTGACCGACCTGACAGATCGAAACGGCTTACGCCGTGGGGTCTTCGTCCAGCCAGCCCTGCAAGGCCTCGATGATCTTGCGGGCCTGGTCGGCGCTGGAGATGTTGAACTTGGACTGGGCGCGGTATTCGCCGTTCGTCTTCTTGTAGCGCTTCACCACATATTTGTCCGCGCCGTAGTCTTCGGTCTTGGGGTCCCACTGCTGGTAGCGGAACAGGATGGTGGTCCATGCGCCCTTGGAGAGCACGGACTTGTCCAGTTCCTTGACCACAAGCTGGCCGTCTTCCTCGTAATTCACCGTCAATTCTTCAATGGTCGTGCTCATGGTCTGGTCCGTCTGCGCCCGGCGAAGGGCGGAAATGCGTTGTTAATATCTGGGTAGAAAAACTTCGGATCAATTTTTTCGTGATTCGGGCGCTGTGACCGCGCACAGCGCCCGCGAGGGACACGAATTTCGTTCTCCGGCAAGGAAGGCGAGTTCGCCGCGATGGGAGCGTACTCTTTGGTACGTGACCGGAGCGGCGAACGATGCCTGACACCGACAGGGGGCAAAAGGACGGGCGCGCCCCCTAGACTATGATGTCGTCCTCGGCATGCGCCCCATTCTCCTCTGCCGCTGCCCAGATGCCGCCCGCATCGCCGAAGTGGCGCTGGGCCTGCTTCAGCCCCAGGGCAAAGGCCTTGGCGTTCACCTCGCGGATCTTGGCGGGCAGGTTGGCTTCCATGCTCTTGCGCATCACCCTCGGGTCGGCGAAGGGCAAGAGGTGCGTCACCGCGCCCATGACCATGGTGTTGATGGTCATGGGGTTGCCTATCTGCTCCTTGGCCATCTGGGTGAACGGCAGGCCCAGGTACACGTTGGTGGGTGCGTGCTTGACCAGGGTGGTATCCACCAGCAGGATACCGGTCTTTTTCAGCAGCCGGTAGTAGCTGTTGCACGCCTCGGGGCTCAGCGCAACCAGCAGGTCCAGGCTTTCGGTCTTGGGGTAGCTGATGGGGCGCGAACTGACAACCACGTCGGCGCGGCTGGAGCCGCCGCGCGCCTCGGGGCCGTAACTCTGGGTCTGGGTGACGTAGTAGCCGTGGCTCAGCGCCAGCGCAGAGCCCAGCAGGCGGCCCAGGGTAATCAGCCCCTGCCCGCCCAGGCCCGAAAGGCGGATTTCGAAACGGTCTATGGGTTGCGGCGCCTTCATCGGTTCTGCCCCATGAGTTTGCGTTGCAGCTCGAAGTAGCGTTCCTCAAGCCCTGGCTCTTCCACGTCGCGGAACACCCCGATGGGGACGCGTCCGTCGTCCGGCTTTTGCGTGGGGTCTTTCAGGGTCTCCACCTTCACGGTGTTGGACTTCAGCCACTTGTACATGTCCACGGCGTTGCGGAACTTGTTCTTGCGCCCGTACTGGGTGGGGCAGGGGCTGTACACCTCCACCACCGAAAAGCCGGGATGCATGATGGCCGAGCTGATCAGCCTGTCCATCTGGATGGCGTGGAACGAGGTGCCGCGCGCCACGTAGCTTGCGCCCGCAGCCATGCACATTTCCGCGATGTCGAAGGACTTTTCCAGCGATCCGAAGGGCGTGGTCATGGAAATGTCGCCCTGCGGCGTGGCGGACGAACACTGCCCGCCGGTCATGCCGTAGATCTGGTTGTTCAGGATCAACGCGGTGACGCCGATGTTGCGCCGCGCGGCGTGGATGAGGTGGTTGCCGCCGATGGACATGGCGTCGCCGTCGCCCATGACGCAGATGACCTTCAGCTTGGGGTTGGCCATCTTGATGCCGGTGGCGAAGGTAAGCGCCCGGCCATGGGTGGTGTGTACGGTATTGAAGTCCACGTACACGGCCATGCGGCCCGAACAGCCGATGCCCGCCACCAGCACCACGTCGTCCTTGGGCAGGCCCAGCGCGTGCACGCTGCGGATCAGCGATCCCAGCACGATGCCGTGGCCGCAGCCCGCGCAGAACACGTGGGGGAACTTCTTGTTATGGCGCAGGTAGTCGTGGATGAGTTGGGTAACGTCCGCCATGGCCCACCTACAGTATGGCTTTCAGGATTTCGGAGGGCGTGATGATCTGCCCGTCCACCCGGTTGATGGTGCGCACCTTGGTGCGGCCATTGTTGACGCGCTTCACCTCGCGCGACATCTGCCCCATGTTCATTTCGGGCACGACGACGGTGTGGCAGCGGTGGGTCAGTTTTTCCACCGCCGGACGGGGGAAGGGGAACAGCGTCTTCAGGGTCAGCAGCCCGGCCTTGGCCCCGCGTTCGCGGGCCTGCTCCACGGCCAGATAGGCGGAACGCGCCACGCTGCCGTAAGCCACCACGGCCACGTCCGCGTCATCCAGCATGTATTCGTCGGCCATCTGGATGTCGCCGTAATACTGGTCGATCTTGCGGAACAGGCGCAGCATGGCGTCCTTCACCTCGTCCGGGCGCTGGGTGGGATAGCCCATGACGTCGTGGGTCAGCCCGGTGACGTGGGTGCGGTAGCCGGACCCGATGGGGGCCATGGCGGGCACGCCGCGCGCCGTGTCGGCATAGGGCTTGAACCATTCCGGTGGCACCGTGGGCGTGACGCGGGAAAGGATTTCCACCTCGTCCGGGTCGGGCACGGTGATCTTTTCGCGGGTGTGGGCCGTCACCTCGTCCAGCAGCAGGATGACCGGGGTGCGGTATTTTTCGGCAAAGTTGAAGGCCGTCACTGTCATTTCCAGGCATTCCTGCACGTTGGATGCGGACAGCACGATGATGGGGTGGTCGCCGTGGGTACCCCAGCGAGCCATCTGCACGTCGGCCTGGGCAGGGCTTGTGGGCAGACCGGTACTGGGGCCGCCGCGCATGACGTTGACCACCACCAGCGGCGCCTCGACCATGCAGGCGTAGCCGATGTGCTCCTGCATCAGGGCAAAGCCCGGGCCGGAGGTGGCCGTCATGGCCTTGCGCCCCGCCAGCGACGCGCCGATGGTGGCGCCCATGCTGGCGATTTCGTCTTCCATCTGGATGAACACGCCGTCCTCGATCAGGGGCAGGCGGTTGGCCATGACCTCCATGATCTCTGTGGACGGGGTGATGGGGTAGCCCGCGTAGAACGAGCACCCGGCCAGCAGTGCGCCTTCGGCCACCGCCTCGTTGCCGAGCGCGAACAGTTCGCGTCTCTTGCGTTTCTTGCGTTGCACCGCCATGGCGTCACTCTTCGGGGTTGGGGTTCGGTTCGGCCGTGCGCACCGGGGGCGAGGCGCGACCGTGTTCGTTCTCGGGGTCGCTCCATTCGCTGCGCGGGTCCGGCTGGCCTGCACCGTTGCGGGTGCGCGGCTTGATGGCGATGGCGAAGTCCGGACAGTGCAACTCGCAGAACCCGCAATTGATGCACTCGTCCTCGTTGGCCACCTCGGCCTTGCCGAAGGCGTTCAGCACAAGCACCTTGGCGGGGCAGAACGCCACGCACAGGCCGCAGCCCTTGCACCAGTCGGGGTATACGCAGACGCGGGTCTGACCTTTTTGCTTCTTTGACATAGCCGCACCAATGGTGGCGTTGGGTGCAACGGAGCAGGGCGTCCGTTCCGTGGTGGCCGGGCCGCTTGGGCCGGGATGATGCGAGCGGTGAGAGTGCCGCCCCTGCGCGCGTTTGGGCCATCAATAAACGCAACTACAGGTCACGGCAAGAAAAATTCGGCATGTTGCACGGTTGTGCAAACAATGGAAGCATGCCGGGCGCATGGTGCGGGGCCGTGTGTTTCATGCGTGATGCAGCGGCGGCGCGGTATGCAGCCCGAGTCGGCCCGCCACAGCCTGCCGTGAACGAGCGGGAAAGGGGCACGGCACGGGCGGCGCAATGGACGCAAAATGCAATGCGGCGACGGCAGGACGGCGCGGGCGTGGTTCCCGCAGGAACGACGGATCGGAGGAGGGGCGGAAAATGAAACGGCGGCACCCGAAGGAGCCGCCGATACGTACGTCATGTCAGTTGATGAAAACCGCAGGATGCGCCTTGCCAATGCGCCGTCAGATGGACCAGCTTGCAATCAGCCCCCGGATCACTTCCGGCGGCACGCCGCGTTGCGATGCGGTCATGATCTTGGTGGGGTATTGCTCCGCCACCTGCAATGAACGCATGTACAGGGCGATGATTTCGTCCGTCACCTGAAGGCGCATGCCGGAGCGTACCTGCTGGCCCAGCACCATTTCCAGTATTCTGCGCCCGGAAAAGGTGGAGATGTCGGAATAGATGTACGCCATGGCGCACCCCCTTTGGCACGATAGCCGTGACGTCACGACCTCGTCCCCCGCTATCGTCCGGAATGCGGATGGGGACGGCGTCATGTCCGCCGGTTCGGGGCTGCCTGTCCGTGGCTGCCGGAATGCGGGTGGAAGCGGGCAGGCGTGCCGCCTTGGCTTCCATGGGCAAAAGATAGCTGCAAGCCTGGCGTCTGACAAGGGCGCAGCCGCAAAAAGCCGCGTCAGCGTGTGATTATCCGGGCGTGATTAACCGGGCGGATTGTCCGAGCGTGCTTAACCCGCAGCCGGGGCATCATCCGATGGCGCATCACCCAGCAAGGCCACGGCGCAGGCGCCGGGGCCGCTGTGGCACCCCAGCACCGGCGATGCGGGCACCACGTACAGCGGGGCCACGCCAAAGCGGGCTTCCAGTTCGGCGGCGTAGCGGGCGGCGGTGTCCGGCGCGCCCACGTGGGCCACGGCAAAGCGCGGGTTGGCAAGCTTGGCAGCCGCCCGCTCCAGCAGGGCGAACAGTTTTTCCCCGGCGCGGCGCGGGCCGATGCCCTTGGCCGCCACCTCCACCTTGCCGCCCTTGCGCGGGTCGAAGCACAGCACCGGCTTGATGTGCAGCAGCTTGGCCACCATGCCGGTGCCCCGGCTCATGCGGCCGCCGCGTACGGCAAAGTCCAGGGTGTCCATGGCGACGTACACGTGCAGGTTGTCCGCGTCGCGCGCGGCAAGGCGGGCCACCTCTGCCGCATCCATGCCGGCCTGCGCGCGGCGGGCCGCCTCCAGCACCACAAGGCCAAGGCCCACGGTCAGGGTACGGCAGTCCACGGCGGCGATGTGCGGCGAAACCATGCGCGCCACGGTGGCGGCGGACTGGTGGGTGCCGCTGTACATGGCCGTCACGTGCAGCGAGGCCACCTGGGCATGGGTGCGCAGCACCTCTTCGTACACGGTGCGGAAATCGGCGGGGGCGGGCTGCGAGGTGCGCGCGGAACGGGACGCGGGCAGGCGGCGGTTGAACTCGTCCGCCGAAATGCTCACCTTGTCCACGAATTCCTCGTCGTCCAGGAACAGGCGCAGGGGCACGGTGCGGATGGCGTACCGGTCCAGCAGTTCGCGCGGCAGGTCGCAGGTGGAGTCGGTGACCACGGCGGTGCCGGTGGGTGCGGGCGCGGCCTGGGGCTGCCCGTCAGCAGTGGCGGCAGCGGCGGCCACGGCGGCCAGCAGGTCGCGATGCTGGCGCAGCATGTCTTCTGCCTTGTGGTGCGACACCTCGCCGTATTCGGCGGCAATGGCGAACACCGTGTCCGGCGCGTCGGTGTGCACGTGGACACGGGTCACGGCCCCGGCACCCGCCACCACGATGGAATCGCCCAGTTCCTCCAGCCGGACGCGCAGTTCCTCGCGGTCGATGGGGCTGGCCGCCTCGTTGCGGATAAGGCATTCGGTGCAGTAGCCGTAGGTCAGTTCCTCCACGGCCACCCGTTCCTGGGCCTCGCCAAGGGTGGCGCTGTCGGCGTCGTCCCCGTCCGCTCCGTCGTGCGCATCTGCGGCGCCGGTAGTATCCGTCTGTCCGTCTGTCTGGCGCCGCCGGTTGATGGTGCCGCGTTCGGTGAATTCGGCAATGCCTTCCAACAGGTACACGAAGCCAAGGCCCCCCGCGTCCACCACGTCGGCAGCCTTGAGCGCGGCCAGCTTTTCCCGTGTCTCCTGCACCGACTGGCGGGCACGGTCCAGCGAATCGTGCAGCAGGTGGTGAAAGTCCTTGTATGAATGGCAGTTGTCGCGCAGGTGGTCGGCCCAGTCGCGAATGACCGTGAGGATGGTGCCTTCCTTGGGGTGGGCGATGGCCTCCACGGCGCGGCGCGCGGCCAGCGATGCGGCCTCGGCGAAGTCGCGGGGGCTGACGCGTGACAGGTCCTTCACCCCTTCGGAAAACCCGGCCAGAAACTGGGCCAGGATGACCCCGGAATTGCCCCGCGCGCCCATCAGCGCGGATTCGGCCACGATGGAACTCATGCGGCCAATGGAACTTTCCGGCGTGGCCGAGGTGGAGGCCACGATGGACTTCATGGTGCCCGCCATGTTGCTGCCCGTGTCGCCGTCCGGCACGGGAAACACGTTGATGGCGTTGAGATGGCCATGCTTTTCGATCAGACGGCGCGCGGCGGCGCGCACCACCCGGCGGAAGCGGATGCCGTCAAGGTAGCTGATGCGCGAGGGCTGGGCCTGGCCTTCGGGGGCGGCTTCAGCCTTGGTATTGGCCTGGGCCTGAGCCTGGGGCGGGGTATGGGACGGAGTCTGCCTTTCCTGCAAGTGGGGTGGCTCCTGACGGGGCAAGATACATGTATGGATACGGCAAGGCCGGGCGTGGCGGAACCGCGCCGCAAGGGCAGGGCGCCTGCATTCGGGCATCTGCCATACGGCATGCCCGCCCCAGCGGCGCGTTAGCTATAATGGAGTTGCCGTGCCACTGCAACATTGTTGTAACAATCTGTAATAGAAAGGAAACATGGTATTTGCCCGTGTCCGTGGCGGGCTGGGGAGGGCCGGAACCCGCCCCCCGGCGTTGACGCGATGGGTCTCTCATGCGACATGCTGCCGGGAACGCGTGCCGCTTGGCGTCCTTTCCGGCCTGTCCCGTACCGTTCCGGCTTGCCCCCCCCAGCCCCGGTCCGGCTATTCGGTCTGACCGGGGGGGCGAGGGGGGGGAAACCCGGCGGCGATCGGCTTCTTCCATCAACGCACCGCGTCTACATGCCCCATGGGAACGTTCATGAATCTCGACCAGAAGCGCTGCATCATCTTCGACCTGGACGGCACGGTGTACCTGGGCGACCGGCCCATTCCCGGCACCGTGGACTTCATTCGCCGCAACCTCGGGGTGCGCGACATCCAGTTCCTGACCAACAACACTTCCAGGAACCTGGCGGACTATACGGCCAAGCTTGCGGGCATGGGCATCCACATCGGGCTCGAGCGCATGCTTTCGCCGCTGCTGCCGCTGGTGGACCACCTGCGCGAGCAGGACATCACCCGCGTCTATCCGGTGGGCAACGCCAACTTCACCGCCTTCCTGCGCGAGCGCATGCCCGACATCACGTTCACCGCCGGGGACGACTGCCAGGCCGTGCTGCTGGGCTATGACACGGAACTTACCTA
It encodes:
- a CDS encoding 2-oxoacid:acceptor oxidoreductase family protein gives rise to the protein MKAPQPIDRFEIRLSGLGGQGLITLGRLLGSALALSHGYYVTQTQSYGPEARGGSSRADVVVSSRPISYPKTESLDLLVALSPEACNSYYRLLKKTGILLVDTTLVKHAPTNVYLGLPFTQMAKEQIGNPMTINTMVMGAVTHLLPFADPRVMRKSMEANLPAKIREVNAKAFALGLKQAQRHFGDAGGIWAAAEENGAHAEDDIIV
- a CDS encoding 2-oxoacid:ferredoxin oxidoreductase subunit beta, which translates into the protein MADVTQLIHDYLRHNKKFPHVFCAGCGHGIVLGSLIRSVHALGLPKDDVVLVAGIGCSGRMAVYVDFNTVHTTHGRALTFATGIKMANPKLKVICVMGDGDAMSIGGNHLIHAARRNIGVTALILNNQIYGMTGGQCSSATPQGDISMTTPFGSLEKSFDIAEMCMAAGASYVARGTSFHAIQMDRLISSAIMHPGFSVVEVYSPCPTQYGRKNKFRNAVDMYKWLKSNTVKVETLKDPTQKPDDGRVPIGVFRDVEEPGLEERYFELQRKLMGQNR
- a CDS encoding 2-oxoacid:acceptor oxidoreductase subunit alpha, with amino-acid sequence MAVQRKKRKRRELFALGNEAVAEGALLAGCSFYAGYPITPSTEIMEVMANRLPLIEDGVFIQMEDEIASMGATIGASLAGRKAMTATSGPGFALMQEHIGYACMVEAPLVVVNVMRGGPSTGLPTSPAQADVQMARWGTHGDHPIIVLSASNVQECLEMTVTAFNFAEKYRTPVILLLDEVTAHTREKITVPDPDEVEILSRVTPTVPPEWFKPYADTARGVPAMAPIGSGYRTHVTGLTHDVMGYPTQRPDEVKDAMLRLFRKIDQYYGDIQMADEYMLDDADVAVVAYGSVARSAYLAVEQARERGAKAGLLTLKTLFPFPRPAVEKLTHRCHTVVVPEMNMGQMSREVKRVNNGRTKVRTINRVDGQIITPSEILKAIL
- a CDS encoding 4Fe-4S dicluster domain-containing protein; this encodes MSKKQKGQTRVCVYPDWCKGCGLCVAFCPAKVLVLNAFGKAEVANEDECINCGFCELHCPDFAIAIKPRTRNGAGQPDPRSEWSDPENEHGRASPPVRTAEPNPNPEE
- a CDS encoding DegV family protein is translated as MSYLDGIRFRRVVRAAARRLIEKHGHLNAINVFPVPDGDTGSNMAGTMKSIVASTSATPESSIGRMSSIVAESALMGARGNSGVILAQFLAGFSEGVKDLSRVSPRDFAEAASLAARRAVEAIAHPKEGTILTVIRDWADHLRDNCHSYKDFHHLLHDSLDRARQSVQETREKLAALKAADVVDAGGLGFVYLLEGIAEFTERGTINRRRQTDGQTDTTGAADAHDGADGDDADSATLGEAQERVAVEELTYGYCTECLIRNEAASPIDREELRVRLEELGDSIVVAGAGAVTRVHVHTDAPDTVFAIAAEYGEVSHHKAEDMLRQHRDLLAAVAAAAATADGQPQAAPAPTGTAVVTDSTCDLPRELLDRYAIRTVPLRLFLDDEEFVDKVSISADEFNRRLPASRSARTSQPAPADFRTVYEEVLRTHAQVASLHVTAMYSGTHQSAATVARMVSPHIAAVDCRTLTVGLGLVVLEAARRAQAGMDAAEVARLAARDADNLHVYVAMDTLDFAVRGGRMSRGTGMVAKLLHIKPVLCFDPRKGGKVEVAAKGIGPRRAGEKLFALLERAAAKLANPRFAVAHVGAPDTAARYAAELEARFGVAPLYVVPASPVLGCHSGPGACAVALLGDAPSDDAPAAG
- a CDS encoding HAD-IIA family hydrolase, with the protein product MNLDQKRCIIFDLDGTVYLGDRPIPGTVDFIRRNLGVRDIQFLTNNTSRNLADYTAKLAGMGIHIGLERMLSPLLPLVDHLREQDITRVYPVGNANFTAFLRERMPDITFTAGDDCQAVLLGYDTELTYRKLTESCLLLQRPEVAFLATHADKVCPSPRGPLPDAGSFIALYEAATGRMPDIVFGKPNTILLRSLLSRYQPHEMVMVGDRIYTDKLLAENAGMDFILVLSGETRREDLAGLARQPALVVEDLGGC